Proteins encoded together in one Sinorhizobium sp. B11 window:
- a CDS encoding putative N-acetylmannosamine-6-phosphate 2-epimerase produces the protein MQRDDIKKSLIVSCQPVPGGPTDTAEFVIGFARAAVDAGAKALRIESVGYVKAVRPAVTVPIIGIVKRDLDDSPVRITPFVADAEALADAGADIIAFDATDRVRPASIEALVKAVRARGKLTMADCSNLEDARTALAAGVDFVGTTLSGYVGGPEPVDPDIDLIRAMRALTPYVIAEGRIRTPEQAASAADAGAFAVVVGSAITRTEHVTSWFRDAVAATYDAESLQTALAIDIGGTKTMAALVRGSDVLDEMTVPTAREAGPDAWLATIASSTRSWADRYSHVGIAVTGFIQDGCWSALNPATLGIPDRYPLVDRASAAFGKPVFAINDAQAAAWGEYRFGAGSGGDLVFLTISTGIGGGIIVNGRPLTGLAGHFGLIRGPSAGQSPLEDQTSGRWIAAEALKAGHPGTAAEVFEQADRGETWAGEIVSQSAFRAATLCRDIKMMLDPMHIVIGGGIGLAAGYLDRMRDCFAGVDPRLTPVLVAAKLGSRAGIIGVASLAVQGD, from the coding sequence TTGCAGCGCGACGACATCAAGAAAAGCCTTATCGTTTCCTGCCAGCCGGTTCCCGGCGGGCCGACGGACACGGCTGAATTCGTCATTGGATTTGCGAGGGCCGCCGTCGATGCGGGTGCAAAGGCATTGCGGATCGAATCCGTCGGCTACGTGAAAGCGGTACGCCCCGCCGTGACCGTACCGATCATCGGCATCGTCAAGCGCGATCTCGATGACAGTCCGGTGCGGATCACGCCCTTCGTTGCCGATGCCGAAGCGCTGGCGGATGCCGGCGCCGACATCATCGCCTTCGATGCGACGGATCGCGTTCGGCCGGCATCCATCGAAGCGCTGGTCAAGGCTGTCAGGGCTCGCGGCAAGCTGACGATGGCAGACTGCTCGAACCTCGAAGACGCGCGCACCGCTTTGGCAGCCGGGGTCGATTTCGTTGGCACAACGCTTTCCGGCTATGTCGGCGGGCCTGAGCCCGTCGATCCGGATATCGACCTGATCAGAGCAATGCGAGCACTCACACCCTATGTCATTGCCGAGGGTCGCATTCGCACGCCTGAGCAGGCTGCAAGTGCCGCCGACGCCGGAGCATTCGCCGTCGTCGTGGGCTCGGCGATTACACGCACCGAGCATGTGACCTCGTGGTTTCGCGATGCCGTTGCCGCGACCTATGATGCCGAGAGCCTGCAGACGGCGCTTGCCATCGATATTGGTGGCACGAAGACGATGGCCGCGCTGGTCAGAGGCAGTGACGTGCTGGATGAAATGACGGTGCCGACGGCACGGGAAGCAGGTCCGGATGCGTGGCTTGCTACGATTGCCAGCTCTACTCGATCGTGGGCGGATCGCTATTCCCACGTCGGTATTGCCGTCACCGGCTTCATTCAGGACGGATGCTGGTCTGCGCTCAACCCGGCAACGCTCGGGATCCCCGACCGCTATCCGTTGGTTGATAGGGCAAGCGCCGCTTTCGGCAAACCGGTTTTTGCGATCAACGATGCGCAGGCGGCTGCTTGGGGAGAATATCGGTTTGGCGCCGGTAGTGGTGGCGATCTCGTGTTCCTGACCATCTCGACCGGCATCGGCGGCGGCATTATCGTCAATGGTCGTCCGCTAACCGGGCTTGCCGGCCATTTCGGGCTGATCCGTGGTCCGTCCGCCGGGCAGTCGCCGCTTGAAGATCAGACGTCTGGCCGTTGGATCGCGGCGGAGGCCCTAAAGGCGGGGCACCCGGGTACCGCAGCCGAAGTGTTCGAGCAGGCCGACCGCGGCGAGACCTGGGCTGGCGAGATCGTCTCGCAATCGGCATTTCGGGCAGCAACGCTCTGCCGTGACATCAAGATGATGCTCGATCCGATGCATATTGTGATCGGTGGCGGCATCGGCCTTGCGGCGGGTTATCTCGACCGCATGCGCGATTGTTTTGCGGGTGTTGATCCCAGGCTGACGCCTGTTCTGGTGGCCGCCAAGCTCGGCAGCCGTGCGGGTATCATCGGCGTGGCGAGCCTTGCAGTTCAGGGTGACTGA
- the zwf gene encoding glucose-6-phosphate dehydrogenase, with amino-acid sequence MGVLRKNSTRVGPGYPQVVVLVGATGDLSRRKLLTGLFHLTNAGFIPGCRIIGVSLDDIDADAFRTIARDSLDKFLTRKFSQSEWEAFAASLDYVPLAAGANALKAAVDRAEEALGAETRRVHYLSVPPSAALPAVQLLAQAGLTERSRIIMEKPFGTDLASAVELNKKLHEVFDEKQIFRIDHFLGKEPAQNILAFRFANGLFEPIWNRNFIDHVQIDVPETLGLSTRAAFYETTGAYRDMVVTHLFQILAFMAMEPPTALEPAPISEEKNKVFRSMLPIEPRDVVRGQYIGYRKEPGVDSESDTDTFIALKCAIDNWRWAGVPFYLRTGKRMAEGQRIISIAFREPPKSMFPAGSGVGAQGPDHLTFDLADASKVSLSFYGKRPGPGFRLDKLSLQFAMSETGLIGEVLEAYERLILDAMRGDHTLFTTAEGIERLWEVSQPLLDNPPPVRLYDQGGWGPKSIHQLIAPHAWRLPFERAWRDAAKRD; translated from the coding sequence ATGGGTGTTTTGCGCAAGAATTCAACTCGGGTTGGCCCCGGCTATCCACAGGTCGTTGTGCTCGTCGGCGCAACGGGCGATCTCTCAAGGCGCAAGCTATTGACCGGGCTGTTCCACCTTACGAACGCGGGTTTCATTCCAGGGTGCCGCATTATCGGCGTCTCGCTCGACGACATCGATGCAGATGCCTTCCGGACCATCGCCCGTGACTCGCTGGACAAGTTCTTGACCCGCAAGTTCTCGCAGTCCGAATGGGAAGCGTTTGCCGCATCGCTCGACTACGTCCCCCTCGCTGCCGGCGCCAATGCTCTCAAGGCAGCGGTCGACAGGGCCGAGGAAGCACTGGGCGCCGAGACGCGGCGCGTGCATTATTTATCCGTGCCACCAAGCGCCGCCCTTCCGGCCGTGCAACTCCTCGCCCAGGCTGGGCTGACTGAACGCTCCCGTATCATCATGGAAAAACCCTTCGGCACGGACCTTGCCAGTGCCGTTGAACTTAACAAGAAGCTGCACGAAGTGTTCGACGAGAAGCAGATATTCCGCATCGACCATTTCCTCGGCAAGGAGCCGGCCCAAAACATCCTGGCCTTCCGATTTGCCAATGGCCTGTTCGAACCAATCTGGAACCGCAACTTCATCGACCATGTGCAGATCGACGTTCCGGAGACGCTCGGCCTTTCCACCCGCGCCGCCTTTTACGAGACCACCGGCGCCTATCGTGACATGGTGGTGACCCACCTCTTCCAAATCCTCGCCTTCATGGCGATGGAGCCGCCCACTGCCCTTGAGCCTGCACCAATCTCGGAAGAGAAGAACAAGGTGTTCCGCTCCATGTTGCCGATCGAGCCGCGCGACGTGGTGCGCGGTCAATACATTGGCTATCGCAAGGAGCCTGGTGTCGATTCCGAAAGCGACACTGACACATTCATCGCCCTGAAATGCGCCATCGACAACTGGCGCTGGGCTGGCGTGCCTTTCTACCTGCGTACCGGCAAGCGCATGGCCGAGGGGCAGCGCATTATTTCGATCGCATTCCGCGAGCCCCCGAAATCGATGTTCCCTGCGGGCTCTGGCGTGGGGGCACAAGGCCCCGACCACCTCACCTTCGATCTTGCTGATGCCTCCAAGGTCTCGCTTTCCTTCTATGGCAAACGCCCTGGACCAGGCTTCCGGCTCGACAAGCTCTCGCTGCAATTCGCCATGAGCGAAACCGGCCTGATTGGCGAAGTTCTGGAGGCCTATGAACGTCTGATCCTCGACGCCATGCGCGGTGACCACACGCTGTTCACGACGGCCGAGGGCATTGAGCGGCTCTGGGAGGTTTCCCAACCTCTCCTCGACAACCCGCCGCCCGTACGCCTCTACGACCAGGGCGGCTGGGGGCCGAAGTCGATCCACCAACTCATTGCCCCGCACGCTTGGCGCCTACCGTTCGAGCGCGCCTGGAGGGATGCGGCAAAGCGTGATTGA
- a CDS encoding FadR family transcriptional regulator, translating into MALKSMKPLTRAPLLHVSVQESLRAYVHDNGLAPGTMLPAEGELAAQLGVSRNSLREGIKALESLGVLETRRGVGIFVKAFSFEPLLDNLAYGLGGALRQIEEVIEIRRTLEVGLIGKTIEMIGAEDLAELRATVNRMRVHAERGETFAEDDQLFHRLLFRCQDNETLVRLIDVFWLAFYKASDFVNLENIDPMATWRDHAAIVDAIEAKDLEEARKRMDRHYEGIAQVIANNKTSSNVGGTHEKTV; encoded by the coding sequence ATGGCGTTGAAATCGATGAAGCCGTTGACACGCGCACCGCTGCTGCATGTATCCGTGCAGGAAAGCCTGCGCGCTTACGTCCATGATAACGGCCTGGCGCCGGGAACGATGTTGCCTGCCGAGGGAGAGCTCGCCGCCCAGCTCGGCGTCAGCCGCAATTCGCTGCGCGAAGGCATCAAGGCGCTGGAATCGCTCGGAGTTCTGGAGACGCGGCGCGGCGTCGGCATCTTCGTGAAGGCCTTTTCCTTCGAGCCGCTTTTAGACAACCTTGCCTATGGCCTTGGCGGGGCGTTGCGACAGATCGAAGAAGTGATCGAAATTCGCCGCACGCTTGAGGTGGGTTTGATCGGCAAGACGATCGAGATGATCGGCGCGGAGGATCTCGCCGAGCTGCGTGCGACCGTCAACCGGATGCGTGTCCATGCCGAACGCGGCGAAACCTTCGCCGAGGATGACCAGCTGTTCCACCGGCTGCTGTTTCGCTGCCAGGACAATGAGACGCTCGTCCGACTGATCGATGTCTTCTGGCTCGCCTTCTACAAGGCATCGGATTTCGTCAACCTCGAGAATATCGATCCGATGGCGACCTGGCGCGATCACGCCGCAATAGTCGATGCGATCGAGGCAAAGGATCTGGAGGAAGCGCGCAAGCGCATGGATCGCCACTACGAGGGCATTGCCCAAGTGATTGCCAACAACAAGACAAGTTCAAACGTGGGAGGAACACATGAAAAGACTGTCTAG
- a CDS encoding GntR family transcriptional regulator, whose amino-acid sequence MATDELIDVIGKELQASASGLPLYKRLKSAIETAILSNAVKAGAVLPGERVLAEALSLSRVTIRKALALLEEEGFLNRRHGFKTEVGSRVEKSLSTLTSFSEDILARGLTPGCIWLSKQISRPSPTEMMALGVAGNSHILRMKRVRTADGVPIAVEISTVPVRFIPSASLVGDSLYQALEARGFLPQRAVQRMRSRAASAEDAQYLHCEAGAPLLMTERRCFLGDGQIVEYCESRYKGDVYDFVFELTR is encoded by the coding sequence ATGGCGACGGATGAACTGATCGACGTGATCGGCAAGGAGTTACAGGCCTCGGCATCGGGTCTGCCGCTCTACAAGCGGCTAAAGTCGGCGATCGAAACTGCGATCCTTTCGAATGCGGTCAAGGCAGGCGCTGTTCTGCCCGGAGAGCGGGTGCTTGCGGAAGCCCTGTCGCTTTCGCGCGTGACGATACGCAAGGCGCTGGCGCTGCTTGAGGAGGAGGGCTTCCTCAATCGCCGCCACGGTTTCAAGACCGAGGTCGGATCACGGGTCGAAAAGTCTCTTTCCACACTCACGAGCTTCTCGGAGGATATCCTCGCGCGCGGGCTTACTCCCGGATGTATATGGCTTTCCAAGCAGATAAGCCGACCTTCCCCCACGGAAATGATGGCGCTCGGAGTGGCTGGAAACAGCCATATCCTGCGCATGAAGCGCGTCCGCACAGCCGATGGCGTGCCGATTGCCGTGGAGATATCAACGGTCCCCGTTCGCTTCATTCCGTCGGCAAGCCTGGTCGGCGACTCCCTTTACCAGGCGCTGGAAGCACGCGGGTTTCTTCCGCAGCGTGCCGTCCAGCGTATGCGTTCGCGGGCGGCCTCCGCAGAGGATGCGCAATATCTCCATTGCGAAGCCGGAGCGCCGCTGCTGATGACGGAGCGCCGCTGTTTTCTTGGTGACGGCCAGATCGTCGAATATTGCGAGAGCCGCTACAAGGGCGATGTTTATGACTTCGTGTTCGAGCTAACGCGATGA
- a CDS encoding extracellular solute-binding protein: MTLNRTTLSALAVLLASVALPGTSNATVTVLGWPGGSEETALRATVEEYNKTAGISDADKVELLFFNREGFFDKLQADMAAGSTAFDINLVATYSIGRYAPYMEPVDLGDGAAKTFGESVLKTMQFDGKQYGVPTDLSLHFMYYRKDLIDALMKDDAAKKKYAEIAKQYLGKELQPKDPDSWTWDDWAATALYFSKQVNPESPVRYGTVLQMKNLLFNMMVFQSLPRSYGGNWTDEEGNITVDSNAYKTGLELYKKLYDAGASPKDSLSYEYAETNAAFGSGQAATALQWNAAAADLTSAEKTPAVAEVTGIVAPPAGPDSRADHIHGLGLGLNKNAKNKDGAVKFLKWLATEDAALLYARKGGSPALTPDVVAKVAKERPDLVKLGEFASKYGYVMNGATSANALSVYELQAKEFTGYWSGQQNLDDALAHTKAGMQDLLKK, from the coding sequence ATGACATTGAACAGAACGACCCTATCCGCGCTTGCCGTACTTCTCGCAAGCGTTGCTCTGCCTGGTACGTCCAATGCGACAGTCACCGTTCTCGGCTGGCCGGGCGGCTCGGAAGAGACAGCGCTGCGCGCAACCGTCGAAGAATACAACAAGACAGCCGGTATCAGCGATGCCGACAAGGTAGAGCTTTTGTTCTTCAACCGGGAGGGCTTCTTCGACAAGCTGCAGGCCGACATGGCAGCGGGCTCGACCGCCTTTGATATCAATCTCGTCGCCACCTACTCGATCGGCCGTTACGCGCCGTATATGGAACCCGTCGATCTCGGCGATGGCGCTGCCAAGACGTTTGGCGAATCCGTGCTGAAGACCATGCAGTTCGATGGCAAGCAGTACGGCGTGCCGACGGATCTGTCGCTGCATTTCATGTATTACCGCAAGGATCTGATCGATGCGCTGATGAAGGACGATGCGGCCAAGAAGAAATATGCCGAAATCGCCAAGCAGTATCTCGGCAAGGAATTGCAGCCGAAGGATCCGGACAGTTGGACCTGGGACGATTGGGCGGCGACGGCTCTCTATTTCTCCAAGCAGGTCAATCCCGAAAGCCCCGTGCGCTATGGCACGGTCCTGCAGATGAAGAACCTGCTTTTCAACATGATGGTGTTTCAGTCCTTGCCACGCTCCTATGGTGGAAACTGGACCGATGAAGAGGGCAATATTACCGTCGATTCCAACGCCTACAAGACTGGCCTCGAACTCTATAAGAAGCTCTACGACGCTGGCGCTTCGCCCAAGGATTCGCTGAGCTACGAATATGCCGAGACCAATGCCGCGTTCGGTTCCGGTCAGGCGGCAACGGCCCTTCAGTGGAATGCGGCTGCCGCGGATCTCACCAGTGCCGAGAAAACCCCTGCCGTTGCCGAGGTCACCGGTATCGTGGCGCCGCCGGCCGGGCCGGATAGTCGCGCCGACCATATTCACGGCCTTGGCCTCGGCCTCAACAAGAACGCCAAGAACAAGGACGGCGCCGTCAAATTCCTGAAATGGCTGGCGACAGAGGATGCCGCCTTGCTCTATGCCCGAAAGGGCGGTTCGCCAGCCCTTACGCCTGACGTTGTGGCGAAAGTCGCCAAGGAACGTCCCGATCTCGTCAAGCTCGGCGAGTTCGCCAGCAAATACGGCTACGTGATGAATGGTGCCACCTCGGCCAACGCACTCTCCGTCTATGAACTGCAGGCCAAGGAATTCACCGGCTACTGGTCGGGCCAGCAGAACCTCGACGATGCGCTGGCTCACACCAAGGCCGGAATGCAGGATCTCTTGAAGAAGTGA
- a CDS encoding sugar ABC transporter permease — MAIIKRAEARAYLTPLVGFLLLFLGFPAVINLIYSVSTVDFQTLRSPTLSGFGNYLAVLADRDFWRATSFSLRFGILTAMIECLLGLFLAIFLAPLLSKRSALMAPLMLPLMVAPAMIGLMYRLVLHEFAGPVPYYLFMWFGDSPAFLDASHALWTLIVVETLQWTPFAFLLFYMAYVAVPIDVREAAALDGASAIKTLWFVELPLMLPTLVIAFFIRFIDGFRVFDNVYALTGSGAGGSTTSLSIYIYQAFFKEGAIGKAVAASVVLFLTSLIVLYGLNWLAGRRRREP, encoded by the coding sequence ATGGCGATCATAAAACGTGCCGAGGCAAGAGCCTATCTCACGCCGCTCGTGGGGTTCCTGCTGCTGTTTCTCGGCTTTCCTGCTGTCATCAACCTCATCTATTCCGTCTCGACCGTCGACTTCCAGACCCTGCGAAGTCCGACGCTGAGCGGCTTCGGCAACTATCTTGCCGTGCTCGCCGATCGCGATTTCTGGCGCGCCACGTCTTTTTCCCTGCGTTTCGGCATTCTGACGGCGATGATCGAATGCCTGCTCGGGCTGTTCCTGGCGATCTTTCTGGCGCCGCTTTTATCGAAGCGATCGGCACTGATGGCGCCGCTCATGCTGCCGCTGATGGTGGCGCCCGCCATGATCGGCCTGATGTACCGGCTGGTGCTGCACGAATTTGCCGGGCCTGTGCCCTATTATCTCTTCATGTGGTTTGGTGACAGCCCGGCCTTTCTCGACGCTTCACACGCATTGTGGACCCTGATCGTGGTCGAAACCCTGCAATGGACGCCATTCGCCTTCCTGCTCTTCTACATGGCCTATGTCGCAGTGCCGATCGACGTGCGTGAGGCAGCCGCGCTCGATGGGGCCTCGGCCATTAAAACCCTCTGGTTTGTCGAGCTGCCGTTGATGCTGCCGACACTGGTGATCGCCTTTTTCATCCGTTTCATCGACGGCTTTCGCGTGTTCGACAATGTCTACGCGCTGACGGGCAGCGGCGCAGGCGGCTCGACGACATCATTGTCGATCTATATCTACCAGGCGTTTTTCAAGGAGGGCGCGATCGGCAAGGCTGTGGCGGCTTCCGTCGTCCTCTTCCTGACGTCGCTGATCGTGCTCTACGGCCTCAACTGGCTGGCTGGCCGCAGGAGACGTGAGCCATGA
- a CDS encoding glutathione S-transferase, translated as MLVVHHLNNSRSQRVLWMLEEIGLDYQIRFYKRNPDMTAPDALKRIHPLGKSPIVEDIGDDENRTILVETGAICQYLVDKSAGRLGPSADPEDVYRYRQFLHYAEGSVMPVLLALLVLSKVPLLGRLGAKRIRPMLDVHLDYVESELSSRQWFAGETLTAADIMMSFPLETAAKRAGKVTPRPATADWLKRIHDRPAYRRALEKGGRYAYAPLHVDSVTLAEVQDRS; from the coding sequence GTGCTCGTCGTCCATCACCTAAACAACAGCCGATCGCAACGCGTTCTCTGGATGCTGGAGGAGATCGGCCTCGATTACCAGATCCGTTTCTATAAACGAAATCCCGACATGACGGCTCCGGATGCGCTGAAACGCATCCATCCTCTCGGCAAGTCGCCCATCGTCGAGGATATCGGCGACGACGAAAATCGAACGATCCTGGTCGAGACCGGAGCAATTTGCCAATATCTGGTAGACAAGTCTGCTGGACGTCTCGGCCCTTCGGCAGATCCGGAAGATGTCTACCGATACAGACAGTTCCTGCATTATGCCGAGGGATCTGTCATGCCAGTCTTGCTCGCTCTCCTCGTGCTTTCGAAGGTTCCGCTCCTCGGCAGACTGGGAGCGAAGAGGATCCGGCCGATGCTCGACGTCCACCTCGATTACGTCGAAAGCGAGCTCTCCTCGCGCCAGTGGTTTGCAGGCGAGACGTTGACTGCGGCAGATATCATGATGAGCTTTCCCCTGGAGACAGCAGCGAAGAGGGCAGGCAAAGTGACGCCTCGCCCTGCGACCGCGGACTGGTTGAAACGGATCCATGACCGCCCCGCCTATCGCAGGGCATTGGAAAAGGGCGGGCGATACGCTTATGCGCCCCTCCACGTTGACTCCGTGACTCTCGCTGAAGTGCAAGATCGGTCTTGA
- a CDS encoding ABC transporter permease produces MLRYSLRRLMIGIGMLVALSMLIFLMLRLAPGDPIDAYIDPNIPMSPADLADLRSRLGLDQPLPLQYLGWLQQALTGNLGYSIKRLDQPVLGLVLSRIGPTVLLMGTALVFAVIAGIAFGVISAVRRNSIADLSLSIVALAGISSPAFLSALIGLYVFSVRLHWMPSGGMLTPGEEFSVGDLLHHLILPAALLSVAQGALIMRYMRASLLEVLNQDYVRTARAKGVHKFWVIAKHALRNALLPIVTLVGSTIGLAIGGAIFIESVFNWPGMGLLLVDAVQTRDYPVIMGATLIIGACVIVVNLLTDITYAVVDPRIKVG; encoded by the coding sequence ATGCTCCGATACAGTCTCAGACGCCTGATGATAGGAATAGGCATGCTCGTTGCGTTGAGCATGCTGATCTTCCTGATGCTGCGCCTGGCCCCGGGCGATCCGATCGATGCCTATATCGATCCGAACATACCGATGTCGCCGGCCGATCTCGCCGATCTGCGCAGCCGCCTCGGCCTCGATCAGCCGCTTCCCCTCCAATATCTTGGCTGGCTGCAGCAGGCGTTGACGGGCAATCTTGGCTATTCGATCAAGCGTCTCGACCAGCCGGTTCTCGGCCTGGTTCTATCGCGGATCGGTCCGACGGTGCTGTTGATGGGCACTGCACTTGTCTTTGCCGTCATTGCCGGCATCGCCTTTGGGGTGATCAGCGCGGTCCGCCGTAATTCCATCGCCGATCTCTCCCTGTCTATCGTTGCGCTCGCCGGCATTTCGAGCCCGGCATTTCTCAGCGCGCTGATCGGCCTCTATGTTTTCTCGGTCCGGCTACACTGGATGCCCTCAGGAGGCATGCTGACCCCTGGCGAGGAATTCTCGGTTGGCGATCTCCTGCATCACCTGATCCTGCCGGCCGCCCTTCTGTCTGTCGCACAGGGCGCATTGATCATGCGCTACATGCGCGCTTCGCTGCTCGAAGTCCTGAACCAGGATTATGTCCGCACAGCGCGGGCCAAGGGCGTCCACAAGTTCTGGGTGATCGCCAAGCATGCCTTGCGCAATGCACTCCTTCCGATCGTGACGCTGGTCGGTTCGACCATCGGCCTTGCGATCGGCGGCGCCATTTTCATCGAGAGTGTCTTCAATTGGCCTGGCATGGGACTTCTTCTGGTCGATGCCGTTCAGACCCGCGATTATCCGGTCATCATGGGGGCAACGCTCATCATTGGCGCTTGCGTCATCGTCGTCAATCTTCTGACCGACATCACGTATGCGGTCGTCGATCCGCGCATCAAGGTGGGCTGA
- a CDS encoding ABC transporter substrate-binding protein — protein MKRLSRLSVAALGAMLSTVAVPALVASAIATQVEAATLSGGFDVGPGGFQGNFNPLAATSGFTWLSIYYEPLITYDEKLQKVVGALASSYEVSPDQMTYTFKLADAKWHDGKLFTAKDAKFTMGLAMDAKTGSVLAARLKAVSSVEAPDDHTVVIKLSAPSGSLLDTMTKVMMLPEHALSSIPADQLAKSTWWSTTPIGTGPFKFTKYVSDQYVELAANTDYRGGKPALERVINRYFANPAAAIAALRSGEIQFTYVDSNDVPTFKDNKDFKVIEGDSFVVNYLGFNHDSPIWKDVRVRKAVMYAINRDAIIKSLYGGAAKPANCAYVAEQLIPQGIDNYAYDPEKAKQLLTEAGWEQINGGKPITLLTYYTTPLATNVLAAVQAMLAQVGINIVPRAVDTPTYNSIVLNAKPDIAQFQMVYAGLQNGPDAGSINVGLNEKQIPPAGPNVARVRMPDLSKALDTALGEPDIAKRDAAYQDVCKVMNTNLPWATLWVANRYGVVSAKVKDFVWTPAPGGGPYQADPQKWSVAE, from the coding sequence ATGAAAAGACTGTCTAGATTATCCGTAGCCGCGCTCGGCGCCATGCTGTCGACTGTTGCCGTTCCGGCGCTTGTCGCTTCGGCCATCGCAACACAGGTTGAGGCCGCCACGCTATCCGGAGGTTTCGATGTCGGCCCAGGCGGTTTCCAGGGTAATTTCAATCCGCTGGCCGCGACCTCCGGCTTCACCTGGCTCAGCATCTATTACGAACCGCTGATTACCTATGACGAGAAATTGCAGAAGGTCGTCGGCGCGCTGGCCAGCTCCTATGAGGTCAGCCCGGACCAGATGACCTACACATTCAAGCTGGCGGATGCCAAATGGCACGACGGCAAGCTGTTTACCGCCAAGGACGCAAAGTTCACCATGGGCCTTGCGATGGATGCAAAAACCGGCTCGGTGCTCGCAGCACGCCTGAAGGCCGTCTCGTCGGTCGAGGCGCCGGATGACCACACTGTCGTCATCAAGCTCAGCGCACCGAGCGGCAGTCTGCTCGATACGATGACCAAGGTGATGATGCTGCCGGAGCATGCGCTCTCCTCGATCCCGGCCGACCAATTGGCGAAGAGCACATGGTGGTCCACCACTCCGATCGGCACCGGTCCGTTCAAGTTTACCAAATACGTTTCGGATCAATATGTCGAACTTGCCGCCAACACCGACTATCGCGGTGGCAAGCCTGCACTGGAGCGCGTCATCAATCGCTATTTCGCCAATCCGGCAGCCGCTATTGCGGCGCTGAGATCCGGCGAGATCCAGTTCACCTATGTCGATTCCAACGACGTCCCGACCTTCAAGGACAACAAGGACTTCAAGGTCATCGAAGGTGACTCCTTCGTGGTCAACTATCTCGGCTTCAATCACGATTCGCCGATCTGGAAGGATGTGCGGGTCCGCAAGGCGGTGATGTATGCGATCAATCGCGATGCCATCATCAAGAGCCTCTATGGCGGCGCGGCCAAACCCGCCAACTGCGCCTACGTTGCCGAGCAACTGATACCGCAGGGCATCGACAACTATGCCTATGATCCGGAGAAGGCCAAGCAACTGTTGACGGAAGCAGGCTGGGAACAGATCAACGGCGGCAAACCAATCACGCTTCTGACCTATTACACCACGCCTTTGGCGACCAATGTCCTTGCCGCAGTCCAGGCCATGCTTGCCCAGGTCGGCATCAATATCGTTCCGCGTGCCGTCGATACGCCGACCTATAACAGCATCGTGCTGAACGCAAAGCCGGATATCGCCCAATTCCAGATGGTCTATGCCGGGCTTCAGAACGGACCGGATGCCGGAAGCATCAATGTCGGCCTCAACGAGAAGCAGATTCCGCCGGCCGGACCGAACGTCGCCAGAGTTCGCATGCCTGACCTTTCGAAGGCACTCGATACGGCGCTTGGCGAGCCGGACATCGCCAAGCGGGATGCGGCCTATCAGGACGTCTGCAAGGTGATGAACACCAACCTCCCCTGGGCGACGCTCTGGGTCGCCAATCGCTACGGCGTCGTCTCGGCCAAGGTAAAGGATTTCGTCTGGACGCCTGCGCCGGGCGGCGGTCCTTACCAGGCCGACCCGCAGAAATGGTCGGTCGCCGAATAG
- a CDS encoding carbohydrate ABC transporter permease: protein MINALRWIVFAVAALAMNFPVIVTLVTSFKSARELSINPGLWINQPTFENYLRVLTQTDRFNIYSYLWNSTVASLIGTGLAILLAFPAAYAIARSEVGKHTLLPVVINLRAVPLIIFAIPLYMMYQFLGLLDTQLGLGLILTIVNTPLALVILVNAISDVPLELDEAARVDGASSWQIMVSITRPVVRPALVTTFIFGFITAWNEFLFGLMLTTNKAVPMTVGASFFFAASGGGVQWGTASAVMILGALPPVFLGLLMYRQISGSMTAGAIKG from the coding sequence ATGATAAACGCACTACGCTGGATCGTCTTTGCCGTTGCCGCTCTCGCAATGAATTTCCCGGTGATCGTGACGCTTGTCACGTCGTTCAAAAGCGCGCGTGAGCTTTCGATCAATCCCGGTTTGTGGATCAATCAGCCCACGTTCGAAAATTACCTGCGTGTTCTGACGCAGACCGATCGCTTCAACATCTATTCCTATCTTTGGAACAGTACCGTCGCCTCATTGATCGGCACCGGGCTTGCAATCCTGCTTGCCTTTCCCGCTGCCTATGCGATCGCAAGGAGCGAGGTGGGCAAACATACGCTGCTGCCTGTTGTCATCAACCTGCGCGCCGTACCGCTCATCATTTTCGCGATCCCGCTCTACATGATGTACCAGTTTCTGGGCCTGCTCGACACTCAGCTTGGCCTCGGCCTGATCCTGACGATCGTCAACACGCCGCTGGCGCTCGTCATCCTCGTCAATGCGATTTCCGACGTTCCGCTGGAACTGGACGAGGCTGCAAGGGTGGACGGGGCGAGTTCGTGGCAGATCATGGTGAGCATCACCCGGCCGGTGGTGCGGCCCGCACTGGTGACGACCTTCATCTTCGGCTTCATCACCGCCTGGAACGAGTTCCTCTTCGGGTTGATGCTGACGACGAACAAGGCAGTTCCGATGACGGTCGGTGCATCGTTCTTCTTTGCCGCGAGCGGCGGCGGCGTCCAATGGGGGACCGCGTCGGCGGTCATGATCCTCGGCGCTCTGCCGCCCGTCTTCCTCGGCTTGCTGATGTATCGGCAAATTTCGGGCTCGATGACGGCGGGGGCTATCAAAGGCTAG